ATGGCGATCGCGATTCGAGATCCACGGAGCTGTTGGGTTCTGTCTCTACGACCAGCCATGGTCGTTGACTTTCTCTCCTCAGAGACGCAGAAGCTTAAACTGAAATTGACTCCTTCTCTGATTTATCCAAACGAGACACGTTTGTGCAATGTGCTGGATCAGAGAATTTTTCAGACAAAGCCCTAGAAAATGTGGTGTTTTCTTTCGGTGGGGTTTGAAGTTgttgagagaagaagagagagcttGATTGGCCTGTTCTGCGTAGACAACGACGACGACGATGAACCAGAGGCTGCTAAGTAGTGTTCCTCTACTTCACGGTGTAGATTTATTTCTCAAGTTCACTAGTTTCAAATGAAGGCTGGACCGTTCGATGAGATGACTTGATACATCTGACGGTCATCATAGCAAAATATAAAACCTGCAAGtgctaattaattttatgaatattatgaatgaatgaaattaaaaaacAGGATGCAAATGAATGGAATAAAGAAAGTTATagaattagaaagaaaaaaataatttcattccATCTTATTGCATTTTATTTATGAGCtttttaatcataaatgttttatgactatttcattttattctatatatttcaCAATGAATCATTAGAATGAGATTTGTCTTTTTATTCCATTTAAAtggtagtattttttttttttgaaatctagGGGAATAAATCAATTCTTTACAATTCTATTCTAAAACTTAGTAATTCTCTTGTACCTAAAGAAAGATTTGAGAGAGATAGAAAAAAAAGCCTAAATAACTCCTCACATCTATAATCCACTTGCTAGCACGATCACACATGATAGACCAAACACTCAACGTGATTGAGATTAGCGTAAGCTGTCATGCCTTGAATCGCATCTTTACTACCAAACGTCTATCTTAGTGATCAAGAACGTGGTTTCAGCCCAGATTTTGGGTTGTGTGCATCACTTTGCAAAGAATTTAACATTATTCAAACATTTTAAAGAGAATGTCTGTAAAATTACAAAGGAAGGAATAACAAAAAGCTTGAGAATTACAAAGTGTATTAACTTTCTTACACGTCAAAATTCAAATGCAAAAAGTCACAGAGATTCTTTTTAACTCTCGTCGTCCATAACTTTGTTGTTACCATACAAACTATCTCTTCTATTACCAAACCCGCTTGAATCAAGCCCCGACCCGCCTCGATAGTTATTATGATCCTGTGCCGTTGTTCTGTACCCTCCTCCATCCACCGGAGCTCTCGAACTCTGGTCGTTACGATACGGCGACGCACCAACGTACCTTCTACGTAGATCCATGAGGTCATCGCTCCTAGCAGGCTCAGTAAAACTCGGCTCTTTCGCGGAGCTGTTCTGTCCAGCTGCCGTCGGAGTAAAAGGATCATCTGGTCCCCAGGCCGTGAGAGACTCTTTCTTCTTCGCAAAAAAATGCCAAGCTCCGAAGAGAAACAGTATGAAGAAGAACACAGGACTGCTCCAAAGCATTGTGTTGAACTCTCCTTTGAGACTCGGAAGCTTCGACTTGTAAACACCGAAGTACCCGTCTCCTAAACCCATCACAAGAAGATTCTCTCTGTCGCTAGCTATCAAAGGCCTCGCCTTTACACCTACATTTCTCGAAGATGACTGACGATGGCTCAAGAAAGAGGATCTGATCTCTTCCAAACCAGCTGAGAACAAGAGACGAGGACCAGCGGTTCTAACGTAATGCTGGGTCGATACGTTGAAAGCGAAGACCTTCTCTTCGTTGATTACAAGAAGGTAGCCTTTGATCGATTGTAACGCGACCGGCTCCTCCATTTGAAACTTCTTCTTGGATCTAACTCTGCATTTGAAGTTCATTATATCTCCGTGAAGCAGCACGTGAATGATCTCGCCTTCCGATGTGAATCCGTAAGCTTTGGACCGCTCCGTCGCGTCGAAGACGTAGCTTCTCGCAAGAGAATGGTTTAGTCCTTCGCATTCGGTTTCTCTTATCTTCATGCTCCTCAAGTCCAACGAACCGGCGCCAGACTCGGTGAGGAACAACAGCCTCTGCTTCAAGAACACTAGCGGTCTACTCGTCGGGATAACCGAACCGTAAACCGTCCGGTTCTCGGTTAAAACCGTCAGCTTCCCGCTAAGATCCGTCGCCAAAATGTACCGAACACGACCCACGTGGTGCACTTCCAACAGCGTCACGGGATCAGCCGAATCATCCACGTCGAAAGCCCCGACGTGTTCCATCGAAACCGAGTTGGAGTTCCAGTCTTCTCCACTCGATCCCTCGTGGATCCGGTGGAACAAAACGGCGCCGTTCTGATGACCAGTGACGACGAAACTCGAGTTCTTAAACATCGAAAGATACGAAATCATAGCTGTGACGGGGGAATCAACGGTGGTGAAGAACTCGATCAAAACGTCACCGTTTCTCAAGAACACGTAAACTCTACCTCTAGAGTCCCCGATCGCGAAGTACTTGCTCGAGTCTTCGAAGTCTTTAAACGGCAAGACGTTGATACACGTGGCGTCGGAGTCGAGCTTCACTGCCGATGTGAAGGAGAATCTCTCCGTCCAAAAGGGGCTGTACTTTGTCACTGAGAACGCCttggctcctcctcctccgatgGCTTCATCATCTGATTTAGAGATCTCGTTCTTCGATTCAGATAACTTAGCGTCCAGATTAGAGACGATCTCGGTCAGATTCTTGACGAGTTCCTCGAGTTTGTGCAATAGAGCATCTTCTCGGGTGGGTTCGGTAACCGACGCAGCTACATCGGTGGAAACAACGTCTTCTGTTTCGTCAACGATAGCCGGAGACTCGTTGGCATACGACGGCGAGATAAAAAGCAGAGTGAGGGTGATTATAAAGTAGAAGGTGAAAAGGAAGGACTTGCCGTTTCGAGGATCCGCCATTGAAGTGATGAAAAAGTGAAGTCCTTTTTTGCCGTGTCTGAATCAGTGAGTAACCGCCATATATGTAGATCTGTTAGGAGATAAGCGGTTTAGGATCTGGAAGATGAACTGGTTGGAGTTTAAACTgagattttggttttgggtttgttTAGTAAGAAAAATAATTGTCCGAACTTTTATGTCCGAGATTTTGATCCGGTCGTCTTCAGTCAAGGTGAAGAAGCTTGGCGCTACGAAAAGATCAGATACATgtcttttaagatatttttgagacttttttttttgacatcagcATTCAACAATCACAAATTTAACCAATTAAATTTGTTGTGGTTGGGTGTATATGTTAATTTTGTCTTTAACGTATGACTAAATCAGTAATTATTATCTTTTGGATCAAAAATTGAAACTACCTTCACGAAAATCTAACTCATAAAGTATATCAGCGAATGCCTGGCTTGTGAATTGATAGATAGAGATAGAGAAAAGACATCGTAAGACGTTATCTCTTACAGAAATAGaagttataaattaattaattaatgtaaaaACGCATATTCAATTAACTCTAAAACGCATaatttggtttttggatttaaaacttttttgtttgtttcaggtTAAATCAAGGGGAATTGCATCGTACATccatcaaacaaattataatttactCATTACATAAAAATTGTCATAATACCCTTTTCAACCAACCGGTGAAACCtactaacaaaaataattaaaaaaattataaaaaactcTTAGCCACATCCATCACCACCACGTCACGTTTCTACTCCACCATCTCTTTTCActatctctctttcttcttcagattATCAACAAAATCATACATTTTCTTCTGTCACATAATTTTTCTCTTTCAATACTTCATCAAAAGAACAATCAATTGTTTTAAAGAATAGACAACGATGAAGTCATAGACGGTGAGCACACACAACAactctttcatttcttttttttttaaaaaaaaatctattgattCTCACAATCATGCTTTTGTTTACATACTCTGTTTtcgtttctgtttttgttttatagatCCAGTGGTGAAGAACAACAACGGCGAGTCGGTAAAAGCATCATCGTGTCACgaaaaagagaagagataaagacgatctctatatgctagtgaagaataATGATGGTGAACGAAATGAATGTGTATCAgcctgtttaaaaaaaagaattgaagaagatgaactcgCCGTCTATACAATATTTGGTGAAAtgaatagtatagtatatattcttAAGTATAGCTACCTATGTACGGTTACCATACTATTTGAGACATATTTCTATACTACtccttaaaaatgtaataatatgtcatgtttttaaatttgataggtctcttctttgtcattttgtgtgattgattgtaatatgaaattcatttttcgAGTGTTGGACAAATTTGATTGTTTGGAACATTCGTTTACTATACTACTTAGACTATATGGAATATAAGACATGCAACCTGCTAACCAAGTAAATGTGATTTCAAGtgtttaatatttgaaaacaatttatagattgtatttgggtttataggttcctgcctagggtttagatttactaattAAGTAAAGGTTTGGGTATagtaaatcatattatatacattctatttgggtttatactTCCTTGATTATGGTTTAgcttaatctatttatttaggtttatggtatatttggatcAGGGTTTAATGACtagaatttagagtttagtatttaaaagGTGAGAGGGTACGGTTGGGGTCAGCATTAACTTCTTTCATGCAATCATAGACATTTTATAgtttcaccaatatgtactatgttgtttattttgttccattctatttgggttttgtgtttatatttgggtttagggtttatatttgagttagtgtttagtgattagagtttagggtttagtatttggaaatttatgtttgggtttcgtgtttatatttgggtttagggtttatacactttttattttttaaaaatttatgtttctaTCCAT
This region of Brassica napus cultivar Da-Ae chromosome C5, Da-Ae, whole genome shotgun sequence genomic DNA includes:
- the LOC106401840 gene encoding uncharacterized membrane protein At1g75140-like, with translation MADPRNGKSFLFTFYFIITLTLLFISPSYANESPAIVDETEDVVSTDVAASVTEPTREDALLHKLEELVKNLTEIVSNLDAKLSESKNEISKSDDEAIGGGGAKAFSVTKYSPFWTERFSFTSAVKLDSDATCINVLPFKDFEDSSKYFAIGDSRGRVYVFLRNGDVLIEFFTTVDSPVTAMISYLSMFKNSSFVVTGHQNGAVLFHRIHEGSSGEDWNSNSVSMEHVGAFDVDDSADPVTLLEVHHVGRVRYILATDLSGKLTVLTENRTVYGSVIPTSRPLVFLKQRLLFLTESGAGSLDLRSMKIRETECEGLNHSLARSYVFDATERSKAYGFTSEGEIIHVLLHGDIMNFKCRVRSKKKFQMEEPVALQSIKGYLLVINEEKVFAFNVSTQHYVRTAGPRLLFSAGLEEIRSSFLSHRQSSSRNVGVKARPLIASDRENLLVMGLGDGYFGVYKSKLPSLKGEFNTMLWSSPVFFFILFLFGAWHFFAKKKESLTAWGPDDPFTPTAAGQNSSAKEPSFTEPARSDDLMDLRRRYVGASPYRNDQSSRAPVDGGGYRTTAQDHNNYRGGSGLDSSGFGNRRDSLYGNNKVMDDES